ACCGGCGGCCGAGTCGTCGGCATCTCCCCGCCGCTCTTTGGCGATCTGAACGACACCCAGTGCGATGAATTCGTCGTCGCGACCGACATGCGACACCGCAAGGCCGAGATGGAGCGACGCGGCGATGCCTTCGTCATCCTGCCAGGCGGCATCGGCACGCTCGAAGAGTTCTTCGAAATCCTCGTCGGCCGACAGCTCCACGTGCACGCCAAGCCCGTCATCCTGCTCGACATCAATGGCTTCTACCGCCCACTCATCGACTGGATGAAACACGCCACAACGCTCGGCTTCGTCCGGAAGGTCACGTGGGAGGAGTTACAAATTGCCACGTCAGCGGACGAAGCCCTGCAGCTTCTCGCAGACGCACGATAAACGTCACACGCCGCGATCGCTTCCCGGCCGGTAGATGAGCCAGAGGTTGCGGGCGTAGATCGCAAAGCCAGTGCACTGGCCGAGGATGCCGACGATGTCGATGCGCCAGATGAAGTAGGTCAGCAGCAACGACGCTCCGCCGAAGCTCATCCACCAGAACACCGGTGGGACAACGCTCTTCTTCTCCTTCTCGCTGGCGAGCCACTGCACGACCATTCGGCCGGTGAAGAGCACTTGGCCGAAGAGGCCGAGCCCAACCATGATGCCGCCGAGCGGGCCGGTGATGTCGAGGGCGCGAAAGAGGGTGCCGCGGGTGTCGCGATCGCCTTGCAGGTCATCGACACGTTGGACGAACTCGTCTGCCGAGATCTCGACGCCGTCTATGACGACCATGCCATCAACGACTTCGATGTCGGCCAGGCGTTCGCTCAGCTGCAAGTCGCCCGCGGCGACGGGTACTGCGAGAACCAGGATTGCGAGGATCGTCAGGCGACGCATCCGGACATCGTGCCGAATCCCGGCGTCGCTGGCGAATCAGGCGCCGTGTCAGGCGACGTCTTCGAACAACGAATCGTCCGCTGCAGCAACAAGCGTGTTGCCGAAGCCTGCCCGGAGGATGCCGAAGTCGGACAAGTCGACGTTGCCGTCGTAGTTGAAGTCGCCGTCGGCGAAGCTGGCGTTGAGCTTGCCGAAGTTGGCGCGGAGGATTCCGAAGTCGGAGAGGTCGACGTCACGATCGCGGTCGGCGTCGCCGGCGAGGGTGAAGAACGTCTGCGTGGCCTCGGCCGCATTGCCGGCGGCGTCGGTCAGTGCGCCGGGGCGAAGCTCGGCTGTCCAGTTGCCGTCGGGAAGCGGGCCGTCGAAGACGAAGTCCACGCCGCGGCCTTCGTCGGCAAACGCGAGGCTGATCTGGTTGGACGGCAGCTCGAAGCCGTCACCATCACGAGTCACGCGAAGGTCAGACGGATCGGCCGATGCGTCGACTGGCTCGTCGAACAGCATCGAAACCGTCGGTGTTGGTGCGTTGATCGCGTACTCGCTGAAGACCAGCGCCGGCGACGTGAGATCGGTCGGCGACAGCTCGACGTCGAACCGCGTCGCGGAACCGCCGGTGACGGCGATGTCCTGCATCGTGACCGCGTCGTAGCCGTCGGCCTCCACCGTGACGTCGTACGTGCCCGGCAACAAGAGGCGGTGGTAGTCCCCGACATCGGGATCGGTGAAGGCCGGCTGCGTGTTGCCGCCGATGGTGATCTTTGCCTGCAGCGGCAGACCGGTGTCGGCATCGGTCACCACGCCGCGGACGCCCCACTGGACGGCCTCGGTGAAGCTGAGCATCGACTCGCGATTGTCCGCCCAGAACGAATTGAGTGTGCTCGCAGACGGATTCTTGGTGTTGCTCACCTCGATGGTCAGGTCCATCGTCCCGAGGTAGCGATAGGTCCAATCCTGAAAGCCGCCGCGCACTTCGTACCAGTCAGCACCGTTGGTGATGCCGTCGGAGAAGAACGGCGAGTTGTACATCGGCAGATTTTCGCGGCTGTACGTCAGTGCCAGCTCGCGAAAAAGAGCGTCGTCCGGCGTGGCGGAGTAGTTGCTGCCCTTGCCGTCACTGTCGTACGGGTAGTTGGCGACGAGCGCTCCGCTGTGGATGTTGGCCGAGAGGTTGAAGCTGCGATCCGCGCTGAACCGCATGATCGAAGCGGTCTCTGCCTCACGATTGGTGTCGAGCAGCGGATCGCCCTCGAAGTACGTGCCGATGCCGTCTCCGAGCGAGCCCTCGGGGAAGCTGCGATTCAGATCGATGAAGTTCGCATTCCAGCGCCAGCGTGCCGCGTAGCCGTCGGGGTTCATCTGCGGCACGATCCAGATGTCAGTCTCGTCGACCATCTCGGTCATGCGCGCGTCAGATCCGTAGCCACCGAGCACGTCGTCGGCGAAGTAGAGGGCAAGCGCCTGCCCCACCGTTTCGTCGCCGTGCATGGCGCCGATCCAGCGGAATTCGGGCTCGTCCTCCTGCGTGCCGACGTTGTCGGAGATGTTGAGCCCCCAAATCGGCGCACCGAGTTCACTGGTTCCGACCTGCTCGACAGCGGCCAAGGTCGGATACGCGTCCGCTAGGCCTCGAAGCTCTGATTCAAGCTGAGCAGCGGTGTGGTAGATGCCCCGCGTGATCAGGTTGCCGCTGAGGAGGCGGCGGGTCTCGAGGGGCTCGATCGTGTGCATCGTTTACGGCTTCGAAGGGTGGGAAGGTGCTGATGGTGTTCGTCAGCGATGGGTTCAGGCCTCGTCGTCGGCGAAGAGCGAGCCCGGCATGCCGAGCGTCTGGCCGAAGCTGCTACGAAGCAGGCCGAAGTCGGCGAGGTCGACGGACCCGTCGTAGTTGAAGTCGCCCTGGGCGAAGAGCGAGTTCGTGCTGCCGAAGTTGGCACGCAAGATGCCGAAGTCGGCCAGATCGACGGTGCGGTCGAAGTTGGCATCGCCGGCCAAGACGTCGAAGGTGAACGACGCGTCGCCTGCCGCGTTGTTGCCGTTGATGTCGGTGACAGACGTACCCGGCAGCGTCGCTTCCCAAACGCCGTTGCCCAGCAGCGGCGAGCCCTGAGAGACGGCCCACGTTGC
Above is a window of Planctomycetota bacterium DNA encoding:
- a CDS encoding TIGR00730 family Rossman fold protein; its protein translation is MTKEPDAFCVTVFCGSGNVDPSFHEAARQLGEGIGNAGMTLVYGGNYTGLMADVSDGVRSTGGRVVGISPPLFGDLNDTQCDEFVVATDMRHRKAEMERRGDAFVILPGGIGTLEEFFEILVGRQLHVHAKPVILLDINGFYRPLIDWMKHATTLGFVRKVTWEELQIATSADEALQLLADAR
- a CDS encoding lipid-A-disaccharide synthase N-terminal domain-containing protein — its product is MRRLTILAILVLAVPVAAGDLQLSERLADIEVVDGMVVIDGVEISADEFVQRVDDLQGDRDTRGTLFRALDITGPLGGIMVGLGLFGQVLFTGRMVVQWLASEKEKKSVVPPVFWWMSFGGASLLLTYFIWRIDIVGILGQCTGFAIYARNLWLIYRPGSDRGV
- a CDS encoding M14 family zinc carboxypeptidase — translated: MHTIEPLETRRLLSGNLITRGIYHTAAQLESELRGLADAYPTLAAVEQVGTSELGAPIWGLNISDNVGTQEDEPEFRWIGAMHGDETVGQALALYFADDVLGGYGSDARMTEMVDETDIWIVPQMNPDGYAARWRWNANFIDLNRSFPEGSLGDGIGTYFEGDPLLDTNREAETASIMRFSADRSFNLSANIHSGALVANYPYDSDGKGSNYSATPDDALFRELALTYSRENLPMYNSPFFSDGITNGADWYEVRGGFQDWTYRYLGTMDLTIEVSNTKNPSASTLNSFWADNRESMLSFTEAVQWGVRGVVTDADTGLPLQAKITIGGNTQPAFTDPDVGDYHRLLLPGTYDVTVEADGYDAVTMQDIAVTGGSATRFDVELSPTDLTSPALVFSEYAINAPTPTVSMLFDEPVDASADPSDLRVTRDGDGFELPSNQISLAFADEGRGVDFVFDGPLPDGNWTAELRPGALTDAAGNAAEATQTFFTLAGDADRDRDVDLSDFGILRANFGKLNASFADGDFNYDGNVDLSDFGILRAGFGNTLVAAADDSLFEDVA